From Toxorhynchites rutilus septentrionalis strain SRP chromosome 2, ASM2978413v1, whole genome shotgun sequence, a single genomic window includes:
- the LOC129770982 gene encoding uncharacterized protein LOC129770982, with protein MIITGISLQHFLRIITILWLSTQQTIIKMFKIVFLFAVIAICSVSAEPKPGVFAYSAPLVAAPVVAEGGAVYERTYHGNLAPFSPYAAYVSSPYVAAPLAYSAPYVAAAPAPLLVK; from the exons ATGATAATCACTGGTATCAGTCTGCAACATTTCCTTCGTATCATAACTATCTTGTGGCTAAGCACGCAACAAACAATCATCAAAATGTTCAAAATT GTTTTCCTGTTCGCCGTCATCGCCATTTGCTCGGTTTCCGCTGAGCCAAAACCGGGCGTATTCGCCTACAGTGCCCCACTGGTAGCGGCTCCGGTTGTTGCGGAAGGAGGTGCCGTTTATGAGCGCACTTACCATGGTAACTTGGCACCATTCTCCCCATATGCTGCGTACGTATCGTCTCCCTATGTTGCCGCTCCGTTGGCGTACTCCGCTCCCTACGTGGCAGCCGCCCCAGCGCCCCTGCTGGTCAAGTAA
- the LOC129771103 gene encoding cuticle protein 16.5-like produces the protein MFTKLFFIVTLAIACANAKPGLLGAAVAPVAYSAPLLASPAVAYTAGYANVGDSAVVTSHNSQVINPAYAAYTAAAAAPLAYAAAAPLAYAAAPALAAPLAAPLAAQYAAPLAYSSPLAARYVL, from the exons ATGTTCACCAAACTT TTCTTCATCGTCACCCTGGCCATCGCCTGTGCCAACGCCAAACCCGGTCTGCTCGGTGCCGCCGTGGCTCCAGTAGCCTATTCAGCTCCACTGCTGGCCAGCCCTGCTGTGGCCTATACTGCCGGTTATGCTAACGTAGGAGACTCCGCTGTCGTCACCTCCCATAACTCGCAGGTCATCAATCCGGCCTACGCCGCTTATACCGCCGCAGCCGCTGCCCCTCTTGcttatgctgctgctgctcctctGGCTTATGCCGCTGCTCCAGCTCTGGCCGCGCCACTGGCAGCCCCACTAGCTGCTCAATATGCGGCTCCACTCGCTTATTCCTCTCCATTGGCGGCCAGATATGTGTTGTAA
- the LOC129770794 gene encoding cuticle protein 16.5-like: MSINQLTILHLKQNQTKTTQSKMFTKLFFIATLAIACANAKPGLLGAAVGPITYSAPLLASPAVAYTAGYANVGDSAVVTSHNSQVINPAYAAYTAPSPFAYAAAPLSYAAAPALAAPLAAQYAAPLAYSTPLAARYVL, translated from the exons ATGAGTATCAATCAGTTAACAATTCTTCACTTGAAACAAAACCAAACCAAAACCACCCAATCCAAAATGTTCACCAAACTT ttctTCATCGCCACCCTGGCCATCGCCTGTGCCAACGCCAAACCCGGTCTGCTCGGTGCCGCTGTGGGCCCAATTACCTACTCAGCCCCACTGCTGGCCAGCCCTGCTGTGGCCTATACTGCCGGCTATGCTAACGTAGGAGACTCCGCTGTGGTCACTTCCCATAACTCGCAGGTCATCAATCCGGCCTACGCCGCTTACACTGCCCCTTCCCCCTTTGCTTATGCCGCTGCTCCTCTGTCTTACGCCGCTGCTCCAGCTCTGGCCGCGCCACTAGCTGCTCAATATGCTGCCCCACTCGCTTACTCCACTCCTTTGGCTGCCAGATATGTGCTGTAA
- the LOC129769589 gene encoding cuticle protein 16.5-like translates to MFTKLICVAALAISCVCAKPGVAPVAYSAPLLAAAGPSVLTAQSAQIVGRNYNGIARLAYAAAPLAYSAPVAARLAASPLALAAAGYAAPAAAALAYTAPGIAAAGPLAYSAPALAAYSPLAYNAAALRAPLAAYSPYLL, encoded by the exons ATGTTCACCAAATTG ATCTGCGTCGCTGCGTTGGCGATCTCGTGCGTTTGTGCGAAGCCAGGAGTTGCCCCAGTTGCCTATTCCGCTCCTCTTCTGGCTGCCGCTGGACCATCCGTTCTGACCGCACAGAGTGCCCAGATTGTGGGTCGTAACTACAATGGAATTGCCCGGCTGGCATATGCAGCTGCTCCGTTGGCATATTCTGCTCCCGTTGCAGCCAGACTTGCTGCTTCGCCCTTAGCTCTCGCTGCTGCAGGATATGCAGCTCCCGCTGCTGCTGCCTTGGCATACACAGCCCCAGGCATAGCTGCCGCTGGTCCTTTGGCATACAGTGCTCCCGCGCTGGCCGCCTATTCTCCGCTTGCGTATAATGCTGCTGCTCTGCGGGCTCCGCTGGCCGCGTATAGTCCATATCTGTTGTAA